From the genome of Candidatus Terasakiella magnetica, one region includes:
- a CDS encoding TrbC/VirB2 family protein encodes MKTTTLTTKSFSFIGLTLMTFLSFTEPASAQVVGDEFKELINDFLNDGNIVIQGAFFFATLGIAGWLLAKGKPWGWIGSVVLAGFILAAAPNLKDKLFSDNVFQVD; translated from the coding sequence ATGAAGACCACCACCTTAACAACAAAATCTTTCTCCTTTATCGGCCTAACATTGATGACATTTCTTTCCTTTACAGAGCCCGCATCAGCTCAGGTTGTTGGTGACGAATTTAAAGAACTCATCAACGACTTTTTGAATGACGGAAACATTGTTATTCAAGGTGCTTTCTTTTTTGCCACTCTAGGTATTGCTGGCTGGTTACTTGCCAAAGGTAAGCCTTGGGGCTGGATCGGTAGTGTCGTTCTTGCAGGCTTTATCCTCGCGGCTGCTCCAAACCTTAAAGACAAACTCTTTTCAGATAACGTTTTTCAAGTCGATTAA